A genomic segment from Luteibacter aegosomatis encodes:
- a CDS encoding ATP-binding protein: MSRLPLPRSVFGQLVLVIGLVLLGAAVLAVAIGRQLTTRPAAGQLLNAMDGFADVAEELARVQPRERFVAYLRDAGLAVTERPPSPRNPRAEPFMRELLEQAPKQLERGREMRLGRIGTANVVWLKLNTQPALWISFAFDQRGSRVLRFSVLMLLVGAVLVWLAAAYYARRLVVPLRGLARSAPAIVRGEPPPPGALAGPREVRDLARALADSSRDVRESAEERALMLAGISHDLRTPLTRLQYAVELVPDADPELRAGMHRDIADVDAILSQFIAYARDGRDEASEPLDLAALCRHAISACEREWQVETPTCAPMTGKPMALQRAVGNLLVNAQRHGAPPYALRLSRQGEVWRIEVTDHGPGLSEEAAQRARQPFVRGEGGGTGLGLAIVERVARQHGGELRLLPLHPHGLAATLVLRGS; encoded by the coding sequence ATGAGTCGCCTCCCTTTACCGCGCAGCGTGTTCGGGCAACTCGTGCTGGTGATCGGGCTGGTGCTGCTCGGCGCGGCGGTGCTGGCGGTGGCAATAGGCCGTCAATTGACGACCCGCCCGGCTGCCGGGCAGTTGCTGAATGCCATGGATGGCTTCGCCGATGTCGCCGAGGAATTGGCACGCGTGCAGCCCCGCGAACGCTTCGTGGCCTATTTGCGCGACGCCGGACTGGCCGTGACCGAACGGCCGCCGTCGCCGCGAAATCCGCGTGCCGAGCCGTTCATGCGCGAGTTGCTCGAACAAGCGCCGAAACAGCTCGAGCGCGGTCGCGAGATGCGCCTGGGGCGCATCGGCACGGCGAACGTGGTGTGGCTGAAGTTGAATACGCAGCCGGCCTTGTGGATATCGTTCGCTTTCGATCAGCGCGGCAGTCGCGTATTGCGCTTTTCGGTACTGATGTTGCTCGTGGGCGCGGTGCTGGTCTGGCTGGCGGCGGCTTACTACGCGCGCCGCCTGGTGGTGCCGTTGCGCGGCCTGGCGCGATCCGCTCCGGCGATCGTGCGGGGCGAACCGCCTCCGCCAGGCGCCCTGGCGGGGCCGAGGGAAGTGCGGGATCTGGCGCGCGCCCTGGCCGATTCGAGCCGGGACGTACGCGAGTCCGCCGAGGAACGGGCGCTGATGCTTGCAGGCATCTCGCACGATCTGCGCACCCCGCTGACGCGGCTTCAGTACGCCGTCGAGCTCGTGCCCGATGCCGATCCGGAACTCCGCGCCGGCATGCATCGCGATATCGCCGACGTCGACGCGATCCTGTCGCAGTTCATCGCTTACGCGCGCGACGGCCGCGACGAAGCCAGCGAACCGCTCGACCTGGCAGCGCTGTGCCGCCACGCGATCAGCGCCTGCGAACGCGAGTGGCAGGTGGAAACGCCGACCTGCGCACCGATGACCGGCAAGCCGATGGCGTTGCAGCGTGCGGTGGGGAACCTGCTCGTGAACGCGCAGCGTCACGGTGCGCCGCCCTACGCGCTGCGGCTTTCGCGGCAGGGCGAGGTTTGGCGGATCGAGGTCACCGACCACGGTCCCGGCTTGTCCGAGGAAGCGGCGCAGCGCGCCCGCCAGCCATTCGTGCGCGGCGAAGGTGGCGGTACCGGGCTGGGACTGGCGATCGTCGAGCGCGTCGCGCGCCAGCACGGCGGTGAATTAAGGCTGCTGCCGCTGCATCCCCATGGTTTGGCGGCAACGCTCGTGTTGCGCGGAAGTTGA
- a CDS encoding sterol desaturase family protein produces the protein MDTSSLGLLVLPLPLFVLIAAAEGWLRQRRGLGHDWKAYWASLGDALGRVLVNGLLKTGITGAVLYAVWQWRIATFAMDRWWHWALLFLGQEFCYYVMHRADHRIQWFWLNHSVHHSSNQYTLSSAYRLGWTGKITGATVFFAPLVWIGFPVPVVLAALAVNLLYQFWLHTELIGRLPRPIEFVFNTPSHHRVHHASNPDYIDCNYGGVLIVFDRLFGSFRREREDEPPRYGLVNPIYSHNPFRIAFHGWVHMFRSLKDARGWKQYGRVLFGPPE, from the coding sequence ATGGATACGTCCTCGCTCGGCTTGTTGGTGCTACCGCTGCCGCTGTTCGTGTTGATCGCCGCCGCCGAAGGGTGGCTGCGGCAACGCCGCGGCCTGGGCCACGATTGGAAGGCCTACTGGGCATCGCTCGGCGACGCGCTGGGCCGCGTGCTCGTCAATGGGTTGCTCAAGACCGGCATCACCGGCGCTGTGCTTTACGCGGTCTGGCAATGGCGCATCGCCACCTTCGCCATGGACCGATGGTGGCATTGGGCCCTGCTCTTCCTGGGCCAGGAGTTCTGCTACTACGTGATGCACCGTGCCGACCACCGCATCCAATGGTTCTGGCTGAACCACTCGGTGCACCACTCGTCGAACCAGTACACGCTGTCGTCCGCGTATCGCCTCGGCTGGACAGGAAAGATCACCGGTGCGACGGTGTTCTTCGCGCCGCTGGTATGGATCGGGTTTCCCGTTCCCGTGGTGCTCGCCGCGCTGGCGGTGAACCTGCTGTATCAGTTCTGGCTGCATACGGAACTGATCGGACGACTGCCAAGGCCGATCGAGTTCGTGTTCAATACGCCTTCGCACCACCGCGTGCACCATGCCAGCAATCCGGATTACATCGATTGCAACTACGGCGGGGTACTGATCGTGTTCGACCGGCTTTTCGGTTCGTTCCGCCGGGAACGCGAGGACGAACCGCCTCGGTACGGTCTGGTGAATCCCATCTACAGCCATAATCCCTTCCGCATCGCCTTCCATGGCTGGGTACATATGTTTCGTAGCTTGAAAGACGCGCGGGGCTGGAAACAGTATGGACGCGTGCTTTTCGGGCCGCCGGAGTAG
- a CDS encoding alpha/beta hydrolase, producing MRRTYVVAGAAWVAWGLAGIAHGAHEEARPAEARVMHDVAYGSDPRQRFDVYLPPSPRHAPVIFMVHGGAWAIGDKTGPGVVDSKAAYWLPKNYVLVSVNYRLLPDAKPLEQSGDVARALAAAQRLAASWGADPQRFVLMGHSAGAHLVALLGADPERLAAAGAVRPRGVVSLDSAAMDVVQIMEFPRHPRLYDRAFGENPRDWAAVSPYQQLRSGALPMLAVCSSRRFDACPQARRLAQKAATLGARVDVLPQDLSHAEINRTLGQPSDYTARVDAFIEGLVAP from the coding sequence ATGAGGCGAACGTATGTGGTGGCCGGCGCGGCATGGGTCGCATGGGGCCTGGCCGGCATCGCGCATGGCGCGCACGAGGAGGCGCGGCCGGCCGAAGCACGGGTGATGCACGACGTCGCCTATGGCAGCGATCCTCGACAGCGTTTCGACGTTTACCTGCCGCCGTCGCCACGTCACGCACCGGTGATTTTCATGGTGCACGGAGGCGCCTGGGCGATCGGCGACAAGACCGGTCCGGGTGTCGTCGACAGCAAGGCCGCCTACTGGCTGCCGAAGAACTATGTGCTGGTATCGGTGAACTATCGGCTGTTGCCCGACGCCAAACCGTTGGAGCAGTCCGGGGACGTGGCACGGGCATTGGCCGCCGCGCAACGATTGGCCGCGTCGTGGGGCGCGGACCCCCAGCGGTTCGTCTTGATGGGGCATTCGGCGGGTGCGCACCTGGTCGCCTTGCTGGGAGCCGACCCGGAACGGCTAGCCGCTGCCGGTGCCGTCCGGCCGCGAGGCGTCGTTTCCCTGGACAGCGCCGCGATGGACGTCGTGCAGATCATGGAATTTCCGCGCCATCCCCGGCTTTACGACCGCGCCTTCGGCGAGAATCCGCGCGACTGGGCCGCGGTGTCGCCCTATCAACAACTCCGGTCCGGAGCGCTGCCGATGCTGGCCGTATGTTCCAGCCGGCGTTTTGACGCCTGCCCGCAGGCGCGCCGCCTCGCGCAGAAGGCGGCAACACTCGGTGCGCGGGTCGACGTGTTGCCGCAAGACCTGTCGCATGCCGAGATCAACCGAACACTGGGCCAGCCCTCGGATTACACGGCGCGCGTGGACGCCTTCATCGAAGGGCTCGTCGCCCCGTAA
- a CDS encoding carbohydrate-binding protein, with product MFSKALKARSGALAGGCAGTLGVAIALAFSSVIPMREAHAATACAAAWTSTAVYTGGNVASRNGSNYVANWWTQGDDPATHSGGAGSGQPWTSQGACSGGGTDPGDPGDPGDPGNPGNPPPGAGDLLFSPYKDVTINMDWNTNIMSSSVTGTRLPVVGSGSLVSTQVPNLGAITLAFATGECGSENWGGIPGQAFASANIQRLNSAGVNYVVSTGGQAGVFTCGSATGLSSFIARYNSAHLVGIDYDIEGGQSDAQLQALVNNSAAVQATYPNLRFSFTLATLAASDGSFGGLNATGDKVVKLLKASSLKNYTVNLMTMDYGSTGSGLCVVVNGSCDMGQSTIQAVKNLQHTYGLPFSKIEVTPMIGVNDTSSEIFTVADIDDVTTYAEANKLAGVHFWSLDRDTPCSQSTASPTCNSLPSTSVLQYTKRFLSNLGY from the coding sequence ATGTTTTCCAAAGCACTCAAGGCGCGCTCCGGCGCGCTCGCCGGCGGCTGCGCCGGTACGCTCGGCGTCGCCATCGCGCTCGCTTTCTCATCGGTGATTCCGATGCGCGAGGCGCACGCGGCTACCGCCTGCGCCGCGGCGTGGACGTCCACCGCCGTGTACACGGGGGGCAACGTCGCCAGCCGCAACGGCAGCAACTATGTCGCCAACTGGTGGACCCAGGGCGACGATCCCGCCACCCACAGCGGCGGCGCGGGTTCCGGCCAGCCCTGGACCTCGCAGGGCGCTTGCAGCGGCGGCGGCACCGATCCGGGGGATCCCGGCGACCCGGGCGACCCCGGCAATCCGGGCAATCCGCCTCCCGGCGCGGGCGACCTGCTGTTCAGCCCGTACAAGGACGTGACCATCAACATGGACTGGAACACCAACATCATGTCCTCGTCGGTGACCGGTACGCGCCTGCCCGTCGTCGGCTCGGGAAGCCTGGTATCCACGCAGGTACCCAACCTCGGCGCGATCACGCTCGCCTTCGCCACCGGCGAATGCGGCAGCGAGAACTGGGGCGGCATTCCGGGCCAGGCCTTCGCCTCCGCCAACATCCAGCGCCTCAACAGCGCGGGCGTGAACTACGTGGTGTCCACCGGCGGCCAGGCGGGCGTCTTCACCTGCGGCAGCGCCACGGGACTGAGCAGCTTCATCGCCCGTTACAACAGTGCCCACCTCGTCGGCATCGATTACGACATCGAAGGTGGCCAGAGCGACGCGCAGTTGCAGGCCTTGGTGAACAACTCCGCGGCTGTGCAGGCCACCTACCCCAACCTGCGTTTCTCGTTCACCCTGGCCACGCTCGCGGCTTCCGACGGTAGCTTCGGCGGCCTCAACGCCACCGGCGACAAGGTCGTGAAGCTGTTGAAGGCTTCGAGCCTGAAGAACTACACCGTCAACCTGATGACGATGGACTACGGCTCCACGGGCAGCGGCCTGTGCGTCGTGGTGAACGGCAGCTGCGACATGGGCCAGTCGACCATCCAGGCGGTGAAGAACCTCCAACACACCTACGGCCTGCCGTTCTCGAAGATCGAGGTGACGCCGATGATCGGCGTGAACGACACCTCGAGCGAGATCTTCACGGTCGCCGACATCGACGACGTGACGACCTATGCCGAGGCCAACAAGCTCGCCGGCGTGCACTTCTGGTCGCTGGATCGCGACACGCCGTGTTCGCAGAGTACCGCCTCGCCCACCTGCAACTCGCTGCCGAGCACGAGCGTCTTGCAGTACACGAAGCGGTTCCTGAGCAACCTGGGCTATTGA
- the ompR gene encoding two-component system response regulator OmpR, translated as MDDTLARILLVDDDARLRELLLRYLESQGFKVTGVGDGAQMRQALDRSHYDLIVLDLMLPGEDGLDICRRLRGQGDDTPIVMLTAKGDEIDRIVGLEIGADDYLPKPVNPRELLARIRSVLRRARPAPGAPAPDGGEVRFGSFRLDLGRRELSRNGELQRLTTGEFAVLAVLLKHPRQPLSRDRLMSLARGREHEAFERSMDVTIARLRRLLEDDVRNPRILQTVWGVGYVYVPPDDHA; from the coding sequence ATGGACGACACCCTGGCTCGCATCCTCCTGGTCGACGACGACGCGCGTTTGCGCGAACTGCTGCTGCGCTACCTGGAATCGCAGGGCTTCAAGGTCACGGGCGTGGGCGATGGCGCGCAGATGCGGCAGGCGCTGGATCGGAGCCATTACGACCTGATCGTGCTGGACCTCATGCTGCCCGGCGAAGACGGCCTCGATATCTGCCGCCGCCTCCGTGGCCAGGGTGACGACACGCCGATCGTGATGCTTACCGCCAAGGGCGACGAGATCGACCGCATCGTGGGCCTGGAGATCGGCGCCGACGACTATCTTCCCAAGCCGGTCAATCCCCGGGAGTTGCTGGCGCGGATCCGGTCGGTACTGCGGCGCGCCCGCCCCGCGCCCGGGGCGCCGGCGCCGGACGGCGGCGAGGTCCGGTTTGGTTCGTTCCGACTGGACCTGGGGCGCCGCGAACTCAGCCGGAACGGTGAACTGCAGCGGCTGACCACGGGCGAATTCGCAGTGCTGGCGGTGCTGCTGAAGCACCCACGGCAGCCGCTCAGCCGCGACCGCCTGATGAGCCTGGCGCGTGGACGCGAGCACGAGGCTTTCGAGCGGAGCATGGATGTCACCATTGCCCGCTTGCGCCGCTTGCTGGAGGACGACGTGCGCAACCCGCGCATCCTCCAGACGGTCTGGGGCGTGGGTTACGTCTACGTGCCGCCGGACGATCACGCATGA
- a CDS encoding polysaccharide deacetylase family protein produces MIRKPKKQDLLALLPDTLVITRTRDSALCYLTFDDGPEPEHTPELLDVLARHGVKASFFLVGEKIEAHPEIVERIVAEGHMVGNHSYSHWSFSNMDIAKQLDEVYRTDALLRRFDDRPHHRMRPPSGYVGAQLLIHFARHKRNLVYWSYDSLDYQDHPVESLVSRLLDDPPAPGDIVLMHDDSHKAARALDTVLPEWHARGLRFAALSGTSP; encoded by the coding sequence ATGATCCGCAAACCGAAAAAACAAGACCTCCTGGCCCTGCTGCCCGACACGCTGGTGATCACCCGCACGCGCGACAGTGCCCTGTGTTACCTCACCTTCGACGACGGCCCCGAACCGGAACACACGCCCGAACTGCTCGACGTGCTGGCCCGGCACGGCGTGAAGGCCAGCTTCTTCCTCGTGGGCGAGAAGATCGAAGCGCACCCGGAGATCGTGGAGCGCATCGTGGCCGAGGGGCACATGGTGGGCAACCACTCGTACAGCCACTGGTCGTTCTCCAACATGGACATCGCCAAGCAGCTCGACGAGGTCTACCGCACCGATGCCCTGCTGCGCCGCTTCGACGACCGTCCGCACCACCGCATGCGGCCGCCCAGCGGCTACGTCGGCGCGCAGTTGCTGATCCACTTCGCCAGGCACAAGCGCAACCTGGTGTACTGGTCGTACGACAGCCTCGACTACCAGGACCATCCCGTCGAATCCCTGGTCTCGCGCCTGCTCGACGATCCGCCCGCGCCGGGTGACATCGTGCTGATGCACGACGACAGCCACAAGGCCGCCCGGGCCCTCGATACCGTGCTGCCCGAGTGGCACGCGCGCGGCCTTCGCTTCGCCGCGCTTTCGGGCACCTCGCCATGA
- a CDS encoding TIGR04325 family methyltransferase, producing the protein MNAQLFPAVRQEMPSRLPFLRAWQEARYARRFFAHTALTHHLYRGVFATFDEAQASIPADHASGYDNTDSAELYRERTRRVFINDYPMIHWLGRCFDEGMDEVFDIGGHIGIAYYAYRKYLTYPKDLRWTVMDVPAVNAAGEHWAAEHDPTHQLHFADDVADASGCDVLFAAGSLQYLRYSLASALRRMPTKPRYLLLNSVPVHLHESYFTVQNIGVACCPYRVTAEREFLGGLTGLGYRLLDRWENPQRHCTIPFHPELSLDRYFGFAMRLD; encoded by the coding sequence ATGAATGCGCAGCTCTTTCCAGCGGTGCGGCAGGAAATGCCCAGCCGTCTGCCCTTCCTGAGGGCCTGGCAGGAAGCCCGATACGCCCGGCGGTTCTTCGCGCACACCGCGCTCACGCACCACCTGTATCGAGGTGTTTTTGCCACGTTCGACGAGGCCCAGGCGAGCATTCCCGCCGATCACGCCAGCGGTTACGACAACACGGACTCCGCCGAACTCTACCGGGAGCGGACGCGACGCGTATTCATCAACGATTACCCGATGATCCATTGGCTGGGCCGGTGTTTCGACGAGGGCATGGACGAGGTGTTCGATATCGGTGGCCACATCGGCATCGCGTACTACGCCTACCGCAAGTACCTCACTTACCCGAAGGATCTGCGCTGGACGGTGATGGATGTGCCGGCCGTGAACGCCGCGGGAGAACACTGGGCCGCGGAACACGATCCGACCCACCAACTGCATTTCGCCGACGACGTGGCCGATGCGTCGGGTTGCGACGTGCTTTTCGCGGCGGGCTCGTTGCAGTACCTGCGTTACAGCCTGGCGAGCGCATTGCGGCGGATGCCCACGAAGCCGCGCTACCTGCTGCTCAACTCCGTGCCCGTGCATCTGCACGAATCGTATTTCACCGTGCAGAACATCGGGGTGGCCTGTTGCCCCTACCGGGTGACGGCCGAGAGGGAATTTCTAGGCGGCCTCACCGGCCTGGGTTACCGGCTGCTCGATCGCTGGGAGAACCCGCAGCGCCATTGCACGATCCCCTTCCATCCGGAGCTGTCGCTGGACAGGTATTTCGGGTTCGCGATGCGATTGGACTAG
- a CDS encoding glycosyltransferase family 4 protein, giving the protein MNILYHHRTRGRHVEGVHIRGIVNALRELGHTVSVMSFPGADPEKEHDETGGSGKPGRLAGFVTRLPGVVFEMFELLYNLVTLLRMTRAWRKGTPSLVYERYSLFLFATVWLAKRRGVPIVLEINDSALVDRVRPLTMKGLARRIEGWCLRNATGLVFISTYFRDQALAAYGDIAPSVVSPNAVDLPRFDPSRFDRAGLRRQRGLEGRTVCGHIGAFAHWHGMDAFVEAIANRLAEAPDLALVFVGDGKTLPAVRELVAARGLADRVLLPGRVPHEDVASWIACMDYAVLPNSNHYGSPMKLFEFMGMGVAVVAPDYAPVAEVIADGHTGWLFPRGDAAACVERVLALAARTDERRRVGDAARAYIASERQWRNNAEQLLTLVPTGAAA; this is encoded by the coding sequence ATGAATATCCTCTATCACCACCGCACGCGCGGCCGGCACGTGGAAGGCGTGCACATCCGCGGCATCGTCAACGCGTTGCGCGAACTGGGCCATACGGTGTCGGTGATGTCCTTTCCCGGCGCCGATCCGGAGAAGGAGCACGACGAAACGGGGGGCAGCGGCAAACCGGGGCGCCTCGCCGGATTCGTCACCCGCCTGCCCGGCGTGGTGTTCGAGATGTTCGAGCTGCTCTACAACCTCGTCACCCTGCTGCGCATGACAAGGGCCTGGCGCAAGGGCACGCCATCGCTCGTGTACGAGCGTTATTCCCTGTTTCTCTTCGCCACCGTGTGGCTGGCGAAGCGTCGCGGCGTGCCGATCGTGCTGGAAATCAACGACTCGGCGCTGGTCGATCGCGTGCGCCCGCTGACCATGAAGGGCCTCGCCCGACGCATCGAAGGCTGGTGCCTGCGCAACGCGACGGGCCTGGTCTTCATCTCCACCTATTTCCGCGACCAGGCGCTGGCCGCCTACGGCGACATCGCCCCGTCGGTGGTGTCACCCAACGCGGTGGACCTGCCGCGCTTCGATCCCTCGCGCTTCGATCGCGCGGGACTTCGTCGCCAGCGCGGGCTGGAAGGCCGAACGGTCTGTGGCCACATCGGCGCGTTCGCCCACTGGCACGGCATGGACGCGTTCGTGGAAGCCATCGCCAACCGCCTCGCCGAAGCCCCCGACCTTGCCCTGGTCTTCGTGGGCGACGGCAAGACGCTGCCCGCCGTGCGCGAGCTGGTGGCCGCGCGAGGCCTTGCCGACCGCGTCCTCTTGCCCGGTCGCGTACCGCACGAGGACGTGGCCAGCTGGATCGCCTGCATGGACTATGCCGTCCTGCCGAATTCCAACCACTACGGCTCTCCGATGAAACTGTTCGAGTTCATGGGGATGGGCGTGGCGGTGGTGGCACCGGATTACGCACCGGTGGCCGAGGTGATCGCCGACGGCCACACCGGCTGGCTGTTCCCGCGCGGCGATGCCGCCGCCTGCGTGGAACGCGTGCTGGCGCTGGCTGCCCGGACCGATGAACGACGTCGCGTGGGGGATGCCGCGCGGGCCTACATCGCCAGCGAGCGGCAGTGGCGCAACAACGCCGAGCAACTGCTCACGCTGGTACCGACCGGAGCCGCCGCGTGA
- a CDS encoding EF-hand domain-containing protein, which yields MPKLTYLLAATLIVASMSSFAQSDRAAQAKQDLQARLKAADTNGDGFIDRQEAEAGLPRIAKNFDKIDTNQDGKLSADELRQAAGAARQRFGR from the coding sequence ATGCCTAAGCTCACCTACCTGCTCGCCGCCACCTTGATCGTCGCCTCCATGTCATCGTTTGCGCAGAGCGACCGCGCGGCCCAGGCCAAACAGGACCTACAGGCACGCCTGAAGGCCGCGGACACCAACGGCGACGGCTTCATCGATCGCCAGGAAGCCGAAGCCGGCCTGCCGCGTATCGCCAAGAACTTCGACAAGATCGATACCAATCAGGATGGAAAGCTGTCGGCCGACGAACTCAGGCAGGCCGCCGGCGCCGCGCGACAGCGCTTCGGCCGCTGA